The Toxorhynchites rutilus septentrionalis strain SRP chromosome 3, ASM2978413v1, whole genome shotgun sequence genome includes a region encoding these proteins:
- the LOC129773684 gene encoding uncharacterized protein LOC129773684 — MICSSEDERAWSMMRAITTLENGHYKTGLLWKFDDVRLPDNKAMALRRWQCLERRMTREPELGAALRAKMEDYLRKGYARKMTTDELRLPYERIWYLPIFPVFNPNKPGKLRIVWDAAAAVNGVSLNSVLMTGPDQLTELPAVLYKFRQYPVAIGGDVREMFHQLRMNEMDQHCHRFYFSMDENQKEPDVYILLVMSFGATCSPSLAQFVKNENAERFRRRFPTAVDAIIKSHYVDDMYTSVPTKKEAIVLAKQVKEIHSHGGFEMTNWVSNSPDVLEALDASEVPEKNLDTTIEVANEKVLGMWWSTESDVFTYKLFLQRNKDILSGTRRPTKRELLRTMMSVYDPLGLIAHYLMFLKMLLQEVWRSGVGWDDCIAEREWEKWNIWLQFLPSLENLRIPRCYRLKTSINSSVQLHTFVDASENGYAAVCYFRFEEDGRVECTLIGAKSRVAPLKFVSIPRLELQAGIIGARLAKAVEQGHTYKISKRFFWTDARNVLCWLNSDHRRYSQFVAFRVSELLETTDLTEWRWVPTKLNVADEATKWKCAPSLKYDSRWFKGPEFLLQPEENWPKLPALESSKEELRSNFLNHHDVDNWVVTPANFSSWKRLLHTVAFVMRFPRNLRRMKAAETPTAGPLSAEELTDAANYIYRRAQENVYGEERKLLAKPNRANGTPILPKSSSLYKVEPYLDDAGVMRMRGRIGACDLIDESTKHPVILPRKHHITSLIIQKAHEEFHHQCHQTVLNEIRRRYYIPRLRTVYSKTRRDCQKCKIMTAKPQPPPLADLPKARLAAFVRPFSYLGIDYFGPMQVVVGRRVEKRWGVLATCLTTRAIHIELAHSLTTDSCIMCLQNIIARRGTPVEIISDRGTNLIGASKELKEALGKVDKERLMKEFTTENLKWVFNPPASPHMGGSWERLIQSVKKILTSILPTQRLPTDEALRNALVMIENVINSRPLTYVSVDDEAAPALTPNSFLLGSTDGSKPLVLHDDSGVALRSAWKSSQILANKFWKKWLEEYLPEITRRSKWFTAGRQIQIGDIVIVVDPSFPRNCWPKGRIIATKVSKDGQVRSATVQTAAGIRAPGSSSGNAGGRCR, encoded by the coding sequence ATGATCTGTTCCAGTGAGGATGAACGCGCCTGGTCCATGATGCGTGCTATTACCACTTTAGAGAATGGACACTATAAAACTGGACTCCTTTGGAAATTCGACGACGTAAGACTGCCTGACAACAAGGCAATGGCGCTTAGAAGATGGCAGTGTCTGGAACGTAGGATGACCAGAGAACCTGAACTAGGCGCTGCACTCAGAGCAAAAATGGAAGATTATTTGCGTAAAGGATATGCGCGGAAGATGACGACCGATGAATTGAGGCTACCATATGAACGCATTTGGTACTTACCAATATTTCCGGTGTTCAATCCAAATAAGCCGGGGAAACTGAGAATCGTTtgggatgctgctgctgctgtgaacGGCGTTTCGTTGAACTCAGTGCTAATGACCGGTCCAGATCAGCTAACAGAACTCCCAGCAGTACTCTACAAGTTCCGCCAATATCCGGTGGCCATAGGAGGAGACGTTCGTGAAATGTTTCACCAGTTACGAATGAATGAGATGGATCAACATTGTCACCGATTTTATTTCAGCATGGATGAGAATCAAAAGGAACCCGACGTATACATTTTGCTCGTTATGTCTTTTGGAGCGACTTGCTCACCGAGCCTTGCCCAATTCGTTAAAAACGAAAACGCGGAACGCTTTCGGCGTCGCTTTCCAACCGCAGTGGACGCAATCATAAAATCACATTACGTTGACGATATGTACACGAGTGTCCCCACCAAAAAGGAAGCAATCGTTCTAGCCAAGCAAGTCAAGGAAATTCATTCTCACGGTGGGTTTGAGATGACCAACTGGGTTTCTAATTCGCCAGATGTACTTGAAGCTCTGGACGCATCAGAGGTTCCTGAAAAGAATTTAGACACGACGATCGAAGTTGCCAATGAAAAGGTACTCGGGATGTGGTGGTCGACGGAATCAGATGTTTTTACCTACAAACTATTCCTGCAACGCAACAAGGATATCCTTTCTGGAACGCGACGCCCTACTAAAAGGGAACTTTTGAGAACCATGATGAGTGTCTATGACCCTCTCGGTCTCATCGCACACTATTTGATGTTTTTGAAGATGCTTTTGCAGGAGGTCTGGCGATCCGGAGTCGGTTGGGACGATTGTATTGCTGAACGTGAATGGGAGAAATGGAATATCTGGCTGCAGTTTCTGCCCTCGCTTGAAAATTTACGGATTCCCCGCTGTTACCGTCTGAAGACATCGATAAACTCCTCCGTTCAACTCCACACTTTCGTGGATGCTAGCGAGAACGGATATGCCGCTGTATGTTATTTCCGGTTTGAAGAGGATGGCCGAGTCGAATGCACGCTGATTGGGGCAAAAAGTCGTGTCGCACCACTTAAATTTGTATCTATACCGCGTTTGGAATTACAGGCAGGTATCATCGGTGCTCGATTGGCAAAGGCCGTAGAACAAGGCCATACATACAAAATATCGAAACGGTTCTTCTGGACTGATGCTCGTAACGTTTTATGCTGGCTGAACTCCGATCATCGAAGATACAGCCAGTTCGTTGCCTTCCGTGTAAGCGAGCTGCTGGAGACAACGGATCTTACTGAATGGCGATGGGTGCCAACCAAATTAAACGTGGCCGACGAAGCCACAAAATGGAAATGTGCACCGAGTCTTAAGTATGATAGTCGTTGGTTCAAGGGCCCCGAATTTCTGCTACAACCGGAAGAAAACTGGCCGAAGCTTCCAGCTTTAGAATCCTCCAAGGAAGAACTCCGTTCGAATTTTTTAAACCACCATGACGTTGATAATTGGGTGGTTACACCAGCGAACTTTTCAAGTTGGAAGCGTTTGCTTCACACCGTGGCATTTGTGATGCGGTTCCCAAGAAATTTGAGGAGAATGAAAGCTGCAGAAACACCGACAGCTGGACCGTTGTCTGCGGAGGAATTAACCGATGCTGCAAATTACATCTATCGCCGAGCTCAAGAGAATGTCTACGGAGAGGAAAGAAAGTTGCTTGCTAAACCCAACCGTGCTAATGGTACTCCGATTCTTCCCAAAAGCAGCTCTCTATACAAAGTCGAACCATATCTTGACGATGCTGGGGTAATGCGTATGCGTGGTCGCATCGGCGCGTGCGATTTAATTGATGAATCTACAAAACATCCGGTTATTCTTCCTCGAAAACATCACATCACCTCTCTAATCATCCAAAAAGCTCATGAGGAATTTCATCATCAGTGTCATCAGACTGTTTTGAACGAAATCCGACGCAGATACTATATACCGCGGTTGCGGACAGTGTACAGTAAAACTCGTCGGGATTGCCAGAAGTGCAAAATAATGACAGCTAAGCCACAGCCTCCTCCCTTGGCCGACTTACCAAAGGCTCGTCTCGCCGCCTTTGTTAGACCATTTTCATACTTAGGTATTGATTACTTTGGTCCGATGCAGGTGGTAGTTGGTCGCCGTGTCGAAAAGCGCTGGGGCGTACTAGCCACTTGTCTGACTACTCGAGCAATTCACATCGAGCTGGCTCATTCATTAACAACGGATTCCTGCATCATGTGTCTGCAAAACATAATAGCGCGACGTGGGACTCCTGTCGAGATCATAAGTGATCGAGGAACAAATCTTATCGGTGCAAGTAAAGAGCTAAAAGAAGCTTTAGGAAAGGTAGACAAGGAACGTTTAATGAAAGAGTTCACAACCGAGAACCTCAAATGGGTCTTCAATCCACCTGCTTCCCCTCATATGGGGGGAAGCTGGGAAAGACTGATACAATCAGTGAAAAAAATTTTGACCAGTATTCTCCCGACCCAACGACTACCTACCGATGAAGCACTCAGAAACGCTCTTGTTATGATAGAAAATGTTATTAATTCACGCCCTTTGACCTACGTATCAGTTGACGACGAAGCAGCCCCGGCACTCACTCCAAATAGTTTTTTGCTGGGATCCACAGATGGCTCAAAACCTTTAGTACTTCACGATGACAGCGGTGTAGCTCTTCGAAGTGCCTGGAAATCATCACAAATATTGGCAAACAAGTTTTGGAAGAAATGGCTAGAAGAGTATCTTCCTGAAATAACCAGGAGAAGTAAATGGTTTACGGCCGGTCGTCAGATCCAGATTGGAGATATCGTGATTGTTGTGGACCCAAGTTTCCCACGAAATTGTTGGCCAAAAGGCAGGATTATCGCGACGAAGGTATCCAAAGATGGTCAAGTTAGATCAGCGACGGTGCAGACAGCGGCAGGCATACGAGCGCCCGGCAGTTCGTCTGGCAATGCTGGAGGTAGGTGCAGATAG